In Roseibium algicola, the DNA window TCGAGGATCCCGGCTTTGTGGACCATTCCGGTGTTGATCTATCCAGTGCCGGAGGCGGTCTCACCACAATTACCCAATCGCTTGCCAAACGCGTCGGTTTCGAAACATTCCAGCCCGGTATCGCCAAGATCCGGCAGACTGGTTACGCAATCGGGCTGGAACATGAGCTTACAAAGCAGGAAATTCTGGCTCTCTGGCTCGACACCCTGGAAATGGGCCATGGGCCTGACGGTTGGATGACCGGGTTCTTCAGGGCAAGCAATGCCATTTACGGGAAAGCTCCGGCAGAGCTTTCCGAGAGGGAATTTCTCTCCCTTGTCGCGGTCCTTATCGCCCCGTCCACATACCATCTTGGAAAAGACGATCCGAAACTTGAAGACCGAGTTGCGCGGATCGAACGCCTGATTGCCGGCAGTTGCACACCGCTGGACAATGGCGACGTCTGGCTGGAAGGCTGCAGGGACAAATAGACAAGCCCTAAAACGTTCCACCTTGACCGGCGCCGGAACCTCGTGTTTTTATCCGGCACCTTGACGCGAGGCTCTCGCGTCTTTCAACCGATCCCGTTTGGAGTGCCTGGACCAATGATCCGATAAAGCAAGACCTGATCCGCAAGGCGAAGCCGCTCACCGGCAGGTCAACCGCGTCCGACACGCGTTTTCCAGTTTCCCTTGTTTTCTTGCTTTTAAGGAGGCCCCATGCACGGCCCGTCCCCCGACACGCTCCATCCCTTCAATGGCGAACCGCACACGGTTTACCTGAAAAACGTGATCACCCGCCCTACCATCGAAGTGGGCGACTTCACCTATTACAACGATGAAAACCACGCGGCCGAGTTTGAAAGCCGCAATGTGCGCTATCACTTCGACTTTGTCGGCGACCGGCTGAAGATCGGGAAGTTCTGCGCGCTGGCGCAGGGAACGACGTTCATCATGAGTGGTGCCAACCATGCCATGACGGGTTTTTCGACCTACCCTTTCAACATCTTCCAAAACGGTTGGGAACAGGGCTTCGATCCTGCGACCATTTTCGACCACCTGAAGGGAGATACCATTGT includes these proteins:
- a CDS encoding transglycosylase domain-containing protein, which codes for MLKILSALVLLLTAAAFVYGFAGYLDARADAFRLSARADRLIAGGRGGVDLGQRQLAKLLQVEDPGFVDHSGVDLSSAGGGLTTITQSLAKRVGFETFQPGIAKIRQTGYAIGLEHELTKQEILALWLDTLEMGHGPDGWMTGFFRASNAIYGKAPAELSEREFLSLVAVLIAPSTYHLGKDDPKLEDRVARIERLIAGSCTPLDNGDVWLEGCRDK
- a CDS encoding CatB-related O-acetyltransferase, translated to MHGPSPDTLHPFNGEPHTVYLKNVITRPTIEVGDFTYYNDENHAAEFESRNVRYHFDFVGDRLKIGKFCALAQGTTFIMSGANHAMTGFSTYPFNIFQNGWEQGFDPATIFDHLKGDTIVGHDVWFGTNATVMPGVTICSGAIIGAHAVVASDVPPYAVVVGNPARVVKLRFDEATIERLLEIAWWDWPAETISRNLDAIRGADIEALEAAATGLGSECDAKRNRA